A stretch of the Thiocystis violascens DSM 198 genome encodes the following:
- a CDS encoding penicillin acylase family protein: MSRRVLLRVLSILLILAVTGAASLYWLARRAEPVYSGTLALPGLTSPVRVGFGPHAVPTIAADTLRDLLFAQGYIVASERLWQMDTLRRLAGGRLAEVFGADALPADRFFRTVGLAHEARRTLESLDASDRDLLAAYAAGVNAYRDEARARLPLEYRIAGFAPAPWEPEDSLVIGGYMAWTQSFNLRAELTFLRLAARIGSARARELFPTDEGIPAPEVAPELVRYLSANRPSRMDLTEEPSLDAAFQLPARFGLPIPGAASNAWGVTGSRTATGAAMLANDPHLAPSMPGIWYELELIAPELHLSGVTLPGVPLVLIGHNEHLAWGFTSAIADTQDLFVERATPDGRVERAGSDPEPILSRIERIPVKDAEPVELAVRRTSHGVIVNGILGDATDSPMDLPGLDTADLLALRQNNDLPDLSFAAIHRLARSRTLSEAREASTGFRQVALNLMLAHRDGGIAWQVTGLLPKRGKGSGAFPSPGWLPEYAWRGFVPQRLNPAQTDPSGGALITANNRTIPADYPVAVSRAWMAPYRAQRIAELLAGSPPLTPASMADIQRDRASLQARLMQQSLRRIEMELRAVDARAWEIASDSLLDWNGVMDGDSPSAALFILLEPALFEALYGDELGEDLAALMEMAMVAYNPLQETLRSGQSSFWDDIRTPRVETPAEIWARAILAATADLKARSGVSGQAPLERIRTLTFPHAFDKLPVLGPWFSVGPIGVGGGTDTVDVMKATPLKPEQALFAPSMRMVATPADWTQTRGTLPLGQSGHRFSPYRTDQLDDWLAGDSHPWPWNGPVDGNVVGQLLLMPLD, translated from the coding sequence ATGTCGCGCCGCGTCCTCCTCCGGGTCTTGTCCATCCTGCTGATCCTTGCCGTGACCGGCGCCGCGAGTCTGTACTGGCTTGCCAGGCGTGCCGAGCCAGTTTACAGCGGCACACTGGCCCTGCCCGGCTTGACGAGCCCGGTGCGCGTCGGCTTCGGGCCGCACGCGGTGCCGACCATCGCGGCGGACACTCTCCGGGATCTGCTGTTCGCCCAGGGCTATATCGTCGCCTCCGAACGTCTGTGGCAGATGGATACGCTACGCCGACTGGCCGGCGGTCGTCTGGCCGAGGTGTTTGGCGCGGACGCGCTCCCGGCGGATCGCTTTTTTCGGACCGTCGGACTCGCCCACGAGGCCCGGCGGACGCTGGAAAGCCTGGATGCGTCCGACCGCGACTTGCTCGCGGCCTATGCGGCCGGGGTGAATGCCTATCGGGACGAAGCGCGCGCGCGGTTGCCGCTGGAGTATCGGATCGCCGGTTTCGCGCCCGCCCCCTGGGAGCCGGAAGACAGCCTGGTCATCGGCGGTTACATGGCCTGGACCCAGTCGTTCAACCTGCGCGCCGAGCTGACCTTTCTGCGTCTGGCGGCGCGGATCGGTTCCGCGCGGGCGCGCGAATTGTTCCCGACCGACGAGGGGATTCCGGCCCCCGAGGTGGCGCCGGAGCTGGTCCGCTATCTGTCCGCGAATCGCCCGTCGCGGATGGACCTGACGGAAGAGCCTTCGCTGGATGCGGCTTTCCAGTTGCCGGCGCGCTTCGGTCTGCCGATCCCCGGCGCCGCTAGCAACGCCTGGGGCGTGACCGGCTCGCGCACCGCGACCGGGGCGGCCATGCTCGCCAACGATCCCCATCTGGCCCCGTCCATGCCGGGGATCTGGTATGAGTTGGAGTTGATCGCTCCCGAGCTGCATCTGTCGGGCGTGACCCTGCCGGGCGTGCCCTTGGTTCTGATCGGCCACAACGAGCACCTCGCCTGGGGTTTCACGAGTGCGATCGCCGACACGCAGGATCTCTTTGTCGAACGCGCCACGCCGGATGGTCGGGTGGAGCGCGCGGGAAGCGACCCGGAGCCGATCCTATCCCGCATCGAGCGCATTCCCGTCAAGGACGCGGAACCGGTCGAGCTGGCGGTTCGTCGCACCTCGCACGGGGTCATCGTCAACGGAATCCTGGGCGACGCGACCGACAGTCCCATGGATCTGCCCGGCCTGGACACCGCCGATCTGCTGGCGCTGCGACAGAACAACGATCTGCCGGATCTGAGCTTCGCGGCCATCCACCGGCTCGCCCGATCCCGCACCCTGAGCGAGGCGCGCGAGGCCTCGACCGGATTCCGCCAAGTCGCGTTGAATCTGATGCTGGCCCACCGAGACGGTGGGATTGCCTGGCAGGTCACGGGCTTGCTGCCGAAGCGTGGCAAGGGTTCCGGCGCCTTTCCTTCGCCGGGTTGGCTGCCGGAGTACGCCTGGCGGGGATTCGTCCCGCAACGTCTTAACCCCGCCCAGACCGATCCCAGTGGCGGCGCCTTGATCACCGCCAACAATCGCACCATTCCGGCGGATTATCCGGTCGCGGTCAGCCGCGCCTGGATGGCGCCCTACCGCGCCCAGCGAATCGCCGAACTGCTCGCTGGGTCGCCGCCGCTGACGCCCGCGTCCATGGCCGACATCCAGCGCGATCGCGCGAGTCTTCAGGCGCGTCTGATGCAACAGTCGCTGCGTCGCATCGAGATGGAACTGCGCGCGGTCGACGCGCGTGCTTGGGAGATCGCCAGCGACTCGCTGCTCGACTGGAATGGCGTCATGGATGGCGACAGTCCTTCGGCGGCCTTGTTCATCCTGCTGGAACCGGCGCTGTTCGAGGCGCTCTACGGAGATGAACTGGGCGAGGATCTGGCCGCGCTGATGGAGATGGCCATGGTCGCCTACAACCCCCTGCAGGAGACGTTGCGCTCCGGTCAATCCAGCTTCTGGGACGATATCAGGACACCCAGGGTCGAAACCCCGGCCGAGATCTGGGCGCGGGCGATCCTGGCGGCAACGGCGGACCTAAAGGCCCGCTCCGGAGTCTCGGGCCAGGCGCCTCTGGAGCGCATCCGCACCCTGACCTTTCCGCACGCCTTCGACAAGCTGCCCGTCCTCGGACCCTGGTTCAGCGTCGGTCCCATCGGAGTGGGCGGCGGCACGGATACCGTTGATGTCATGAAGGCCACGCCGCTGAAGCCCGAGCAGGCCCTGTTCGCGCCCTCCATGCGCATGGTCGCGACCCCGGCGGACTGGACGCAGACCCGCGGCACTCTCCCGCTCGGTCAATCGGGACACCGCTTTTCGCCCTATCGGACCGATCAGCTCGATGACTGGCTGGCGGGAGACAGTCATCCCTGGCCCTGGAACGGACCGGTCGATGGCAATGTTGTGGGTCAGCTCCTGTTGATGCCGCTCGATTGA
- a CDS encoding NADP(H)-dependent aldo-keto reductase: protein MQRRPLGNSGIQVSALCLGTMTFGQQNTEAEAHAQLDRALAAGINFIDTAEMYPVPPLAETQGLTERYIGTWLQSRRCRDRVVLASKVAGPGDWLPYLRGGRNRLDRANIETALDASLQRLQTDWIDLYQLHWPDRETNYFGKLGYTHTADDQSVPLLETLEVLTDLIKAGKIRHIGVSNETPWGLMRFLALADQHGLPRMVSIQNPYSLLNRTFEIGLAEIALREACGLLAYSPLAFGVLSGKYLHGQRPASGRITLFERFSRYSNPEAECATAEYVALARRHGLDPAQMALAWVTSRPFTTSNIIGATTLEQLDSDLASIDLVLDETVIAEIESIHTSQPNPAP, encoded by the coding sequence ATGCAACGCAGACCACTTGGCAACTCGGGGATCCAGGTCAGCGCGCTGTGCCTCGGCACCATGACCTTCGGCCAGCAGAATACCGAAGCGGAGGCCCACGCCCAACTGGATCGCGCCCTTGCCGCCGGGATCAATTTCATCGATACGGCCGAGATGTATCCGGTGCCGCCGCTGGCCGAGACCCAGGGGCTCACCGAGCGCTATATCGGCACCTGGCTCCAGTCACGCCGCTGCCGCGATCGGGTCGTGCTGGCCAGCAAGGTCGCGGGGCCGGGGGATTGGCTGCCGTATCTCCGCGGCGGTCGCAACCGGCTCGACCGCGCCAATATCGAGACCGCGCTGGATGCCAGCCTGCAACGGCTGCAAACCGACTGGATCGATCTCTATCAACTCCACTGGCCGGATCGCGAGACCAATTATTTCGGCAAGCTCGGTTACACGCACACCGCCGATGACCAAAGCGTGCCGCTGCTGGAGACGCTGGAGGTGCTCACCGATCTGATCAAGGCCGGCAAGATCCGCCACATCGGCGTGTCCAACGAGACGCCCTGGGGTCTGATGCGCTTCCTGGCGCTCGCCGACCAGCACGGTCTGCCGCGCATGGTCAGCATTCAGAATCCCTACAGCCTGCTCAATCGCACCTTCGAGATCGGGCTTGCGGAGATTGCGCTCCGCGAGGCATGCGGACTGCTGGCCTACTCGCCCCTGGCCTTTGGCGTGCTCTCGGGCAAATATCTGCATGGGCAGCGTCCGGCGTCCGGTCGCATCACCCTGTTCGAGCGCTTCAGCCGTTACTCCAACCCCGAGGCCGAATGCGCGACCGCCGAGTATGTGGCGCTGGCCCGCCGCCACGGCCTGGATCCGGCCCAGATGGCCCTGGCCTGGGTAACCAGTCGCCCCTTCACCACCTCTAACATCATCGGGGCGACCACGCTGGAGCAGTTGGACAGCGATCTTGCCAGTATCGATCTGGTGCTCGACGAGACGGTGATCGCCGAGATCGAGTCGATCCATACCAGTCAGCCGAATCCGGCGCCCTGA
- a CDS encoding DesA family fatty acid desaturase has translation MTLYGILDVSLWQAVLFTLVLTHITIAGVTIYLHRAQAHRALDLHPIVAHFFRFWLWLTTGMVTREWVAVHRRHHAKCETAEDPHSPRVLGLRKVLTEGAELYAEAAADRPTVERYGQGVPNDWLERQVYSRFRWHGLGLMLILDLALFGLYGPVVWAVQMLWIPVWAAGVVNGVGHYYGYRSYESPDASTNFLPWGILIGGEELHNNHHAYPSSARLSSQWWEFDIGWLYIRILSALRLAHIRRIAPQPRVIAGKHQLDMETLRAVIVSRMHVFARYGKEVMRPVSRDALCRDAEHCRHLVRSAQRLLVKEGKRLDAGARERLEQLLARHRTLAIVYRFRERLQEVWDRQASSQEALLAALGDWCQQAETSGIEALERFSRNLRGYSLQGMPAV, from the coding sequence ATGACTCTCTACGGCATTCTCGATGTCAGCCTCTGGCAGGCAGTGCTTTTCACCCTCGTTCTGACGCACATCACCATCGCTGGCGTGACCATTTATCTGCACCGGGCGCAGGCCCATCGCGCACTCGATCTGCATCCCATCGTGGCGCATTTTTTTCGATTCTGGCTGTGGCTGACCACCGGCATGGTGACCCGCGAATGGGTGGCGGTGCATCGCCGTCATCACGCCAAATGCGAAACCGCCGAGGATCCGCATAGCCCGCGGGTGCTGGGGCTGCGCAAGGTCTTGACCGAGGGGGCCGAACTCTACGCCGAGGCCGCCGCCGATCGGCCAACGGTGGAGCGCTATGGGCAGGGCGTCCCCAACGACTGGCTGGAACGCCAGGTCTACAGCCGCTTCCGCTGGCATGGGTTGGGTCTGATGCTGATCCTCGATCTGGCGTTGTTCGGCCTTTATGGTCCGGTGGTGTGGGCGGTGCAGATGCTGTGGATTCCGGTCTGGGCCGCCGGTGTCGTCAATGGCGTCGGGCATTATTACGGCTATCGCAGCTACGAGTCGCCGGATGCCTCGACCAATTTCCTCCCCTGGGGCATCCTGATCGGCGGCGAGGAACTGCACAACAACCATCACGCCTATCCGAGTTCGGCGCGTCTTTCCTCGCAGTGGTGGGAATTCGACATCGGCTGGCTGTATATCCGGATCCTCAGCGCCCTGCGTCTGGCCCACATCCGCCGGATCGCGCCCCAGCCGCGGGTCATCGCGGGGAAGCATCAACTGGATATGGAGACCCTGCGCGCCGTCATCGTGAGCCGGATGCATGTGTTTGCCCGCTATGGCAAAGAGGTCATGCGGCCGGTTTCGCGGGACGCCTTGTGCCGTGACGCGGAGCATTGCCGACATCTGGTTCGAAGCGCCCAGCGTTTGCTGGTCAAGGAGGGGAAGCGGCTCGACGCTGGTGCCAGGGAGCGTCTGGAACAACTGCTGGCGCGGCATCGGACCCTAGCCATCGTCTATCGGTTCCGGGAGCGTCTCCAGGAGGTCTGGGATCGTCAGGCGTCGTCTCAGGAGGCGCTGCTGGCCGCTCTGGGGGACTGGTGTCAGCAGGCCGAGACCAGCGGTATCGAGGCGCTGGAACGCTTTTCCCGCAATCTGCGTGGCTATTCGCTGCAAGGCATGCCCGCAGTCTAG
- the hemF gene encoding oxygen-dependent coproporphyrinogen oxidase, protein MPNQPDTESVKRYLMALQDRIRDALRDTDGGAGFREDAWERPDGGGGRTRVMRDGMVFEQCGLNFSHVFGERLPPSASARRPELAGRRFEAMGVSLVAHPWNPYVPTSHLNVRFFIAEKAGAEPVWWFGGGFDLTPYYGFDEDVVHWHRNARALCEPFGEDLYARLKRGCDEYFFLKHRNEPRGVGGLFFDDFDQGGFDRSFAFLRAIGDGYLPGYLPIVQRRWAKTYGERERAFQKYRRGRYVEFNLLYDRGTFFGLQSGGRTESILVSMPPEVSWRYDFRPEPGSPEEDLYERFLVPREWLDQDSESMPSI, encoded by the coding sequence ATGCCGAATCAACCCGATACCGAGTCCGTCAAACGCTATCTGATGGCGTTGCAGGACCGAATCCGCGATGCCCTGCGCGACACCGATGGCGGCGCGGGCTTCCGGGAGGATGCCTGGGAGCGTCCGGATGGCGGTGGCGGTCGTACCCGCGTGATGCGCGACGGCATGGTTTTCGAGCAGTGCGGGCTCAATTTCTCGCATGTCTTCGGCGAACGGCTCCCGCCGTCCGCCAGCGCCCGCCGGCCCGAGCTGGCCGGGCGCCGCTTCGAGGCCATGGGCGTCTCGTTGGTTGCGCACCCCTGGAATCCCTATGTCCCCACGTCGCATCTCAACGTGCGCTTTTTCATCGCCGAAAAAGCCGGGGCGGAGCCGGTCTGGTGGTTCGGCGGCGGCTTCGATCTCACGCCCTACTATGGCTTCGATGAGGACGTCGTGCACTGGCACCGCAACGCGCGTGCGCTTTGCGAGCCCTTTGGCGAGGATCTCTATGCGCGCCTGAAACGCGGCTGCGACGAATATTTTTTCCTGAAGCACCGCAACGAACCGCGTGGCGTCGGCGGGCTTTTTTTCGATGACTTCGATCAGGGCGGGTTCGACCGCAGTTTCGCCTTCCTGCGCGCGATTGGCGATGGCTACCTGCCGGGCTATCTCCCCATCGTGCAGCGCCGCTGGGCCAAAACCTATGGCGAGCGCGAACGCGCCTTTCAGAAATACCGGCGCGGACGCTATGTCGAGTTCAATCTGCTCTATGACCGCGGAACCTTCTTCGGGCTCCAGTCGGGCGGGCGCACCGAATCCATCCTCGTCTCCATGCCGCCCGAGGTCAGTTGGCGTTATGATTTTCGGCCCGAGCCCGGTAGCCCCGAGGAAGATCTATACGAACGCTTTCTGGTGCCGCGGGAGTGGCTGGACCAAGACAGCGAATCCATGCCGTCCATTTAG